A stretch of the Ananas comosus cultivar F153 linkage group 14, ASM154086v1, whole genome shotgun sequence genome encodes the following:
- the LOC109720323 gene encoding protein yippee-like: protein MGRLFLISLEGKIYSCKHCQTHLALADNIVSKAFHCRHGKAYLFSKVVNVTVGIKEERLMMTGMHTVSDIFCVGCGSIVGWKYEAAYDKAQKYKEGKFILERFKVSGPDGSHYWVTHDTHMGGSDVDDANES, encoded by the exons ATGGGGCGGCTGTTCTTGATAAGCCTTGAAGGGAAGATCTACAGCTGCAAGCACTGCCAAACCCACCTCGCCCTCGCCGACAACATCGTCTCGAAG GCATTTCACTGCCGGCATGGGAAAGCTTATCTCTTCAGTAAGGT TGTGAATGTGACTGTTGGAATCAAAGAGGAGCGCTTGATGATGACTGGGATGCACACTGTTTCTGACATTTTCTGTGTCGGTTGTGGCTCCATTGTTGGTTGGAAATAT GAAGCTGCTTACGACAAAGCTCAGAAGTACAAGGAGGGGAAATTTATCCTTGAAAG GTTCAAAGTGTCGGGCCCTGATGGAAGCCACTACTGGGTGACTCACGACACTCACATGGGTGGTAGCGACGTCGATGATGCAAATGAAAGTTAG